In one Lujinxingia vulgaris genomic region, the following are encoded:
- the acnA gene encoding aconitate hydratase AcnA: MTNSDRFGAKSTFETSAGTYTAYRLDALKDKGIGHVDKLPYSIKILLESCLRNFDDHVVTEEHVKALAGYDAKNVGEQEIPFNPGRVVLQDFTGVPAVVDLAALRSAMERMGGDVSQVNPLARVDLVIDHSVQVDAFGSARAISINAEREFARNQERYEFLKWGQQAFDNFSVVPPETGIVHQVNLEYLADGVLTQEQDGEKVAYPDSLVGTDSHTTMINGLGVMGWGVGGIEAEACMLGQPIYMLIPEVVGFKLTGSLAEGATATDLVLTVTEILRKQGVVGKFVEFYGPGLDELSLSDRATIANMAPEYGATMGFFPVDEKTLEYMELTGRDAETIERVKAYTQFNGLWRNDDAGVVYSQDVSLDLGEVQPSLAGPKRPQDRILLSDMKGEFNLALKNTFGKEPGKTPAVETTFQDVTFDLEEGAVVIAAITSCTNTSNPKVMMAAGLLAKKANELGIKAKPWVKTSLAPGSRVVTDYYEKAGLQEHLEAVGFYTVGYGCTTCIGNSGPLPDPIRDSIVKGDLVAASVLSGNRNFEGRISPHTRANYLASPPLVVAYALAGNVNIDIYKEPIAQDRDGKDIYLKDIWPSNQEVDEAIAQAVSKEQFTKQYANVFEGPEAWKSLEAPTGKVYSWSEDSTYIQEPPFFVDMPEDAPAITSIKGARVLAKLGQSITTDHISPAGAIAVDSPAGRYLLARGIERGMFNSFGSRRGNDQVMTRGTFGNIRIRNQIAPGTEGGYTTYYGPDETPTGPFEGLNYESDVDPKKGEVCFIYDAAVKYQKHGIPLVVLAGNDYGMGSSRDWAAKGTFLLGVRAVIAESYERIHRSNLIGMGVLPLQFEEGQSHESLGLTGEESFDIELSDDLKPLSTVPVKATHPETGATTSFNAKVRIDTPVEVDYYRNGGILHMVLRRLFKGQ, from the coding sequence ATGACGAATTCGGATCGTTTCGGCGCAAAAAGCACCTTTGAGACCAGCGCGGGCACCTACACCGCCTACCGCCTCGACGCGCTCAAAGACAAAGGGATCGGGCACGTCGACAAGCTGCCCTACTCCATCAAGATTTTGCTGGAGAGCTGCCTGCGCAACTTCGACGACCACGTGGTCACCGAGGAGCACGTCAAGGCGCTGGCCGGCTACGACGCCAAAAATGTTGGCGAGCAGGAGATCCCCTTTAACCCGGGCCGCGTGGTGCTGCAGGACTTCACCGGCGTTCCGGCGGTGGTCGACCTCGCGGCGCTGCGCAGCGCGATGGAGCGCATGGGCGGCGACGTCAGCCAGGTCAACCCCCTGGCGCGCGTCGATCTGGTGATCGACCACTCCGTGCAGGTCGACGCCTTCGGCAGCGCGCGTGCCATCTCCATCAACGCCGAGCGCGAGTTTGCCCGTAACCAGGAGCGCTACGAGTTCCTCAAGTGGGGCCAGCAGGCGTTCGATAACTTCTCGGTCGTGCCGCCGGAGACGGGCATCGTGCACCAGGTCAACCTGGAGTACCTGGCCGACGGCGTGCTCACCCAGGAGCAGGATGGCGAGAAGGTGGCCTACCCCGACTCGCTGGTGGGCACCGACTCGCACACCACCATGATCAACGGTCTGGGCGTGATGGGCTGGGGCGTGGGCGGCATTGAGGCCGAGGCCTGCATGCTCGGCCAGCCCATCTACATGCTGATTCCGGAAGTTGTGGGCTTTAAGCTCACCGGCAGCCTGGCCGAAGGCGCCACTGCCACCGACCTGGTGCTCACGGTCACCGAGATCCTGCGTAAGCAGGGCGTCGTCGGGAAGTTCGTGGAGTTCTACGGCCCGGGCCTCGACGAGCTCAGCCTCTCGGACCGTGCGACCATCGCCAACATGGCGCCGGAGTACGGCGCGACGATGGGCTTCTTCCCGGTCGACGAGAAGACGCTTGAGTACATGGAACTCACCGGTCGCGACGCCGAGACGATCGAGCGCGTCAAAGCCTACACCCAGTTCAACGGCCTGTGGCGCAACGACGACGCCGGCGTCGTCTACTCCCAGGACGTCAGCCTGGATCTCGGGGAAGTTCAGCCCTCGCTGGCCGGCCCGAAGCGCCCGCAGGACCGCATCCTTCTCAGCGATATGAAGGGCGAGTTCAACCTGGCGCTCAAGAACACCTTTGGTAAGGAGCCGGGCAAGACGCCGGCGGTGGAGACCACCTTCCAGGACGTGACCTTCGATCTGGAAGAGGGCGCGGTGGTGATCGCGGCGATCACCAGCTGCACCAACACCTCCAACCCCAAAGTCATGATGGCCGCTGGCCTGCTGGCCAAGAAGGCCAACGAGCTGGGCATCAAGGCCAAGCCCTGGGTCAAGACCTCGCTGGCGCCGGGCTCCCGCGTGGTCACCGACTACTACGAGAAGGCCGGTCTTCAGGAGCACCTCGAAGCGGTGGGCTTCTACACGGTTGGCTACGGCTGCACGACCTGCATCGGTAACTCCGGTCCGCTGCCCGACCCCATCCGCGACTCCATCGTCAAGGGCGACCTTGTGGCCGCCTCGGTGCTCAGCGGTAACCGCAACTTCGAGGGCCGCATCAGCCCGCACACTCGCGCCAACTACCTGGCCTCGCCGCCGCTCGTTGTGGCGTACGCGCTGGCCGGTAACGTCAACATCGATATCTACAAAGAGCCGATCGCCCAGGATCGCGATGGCAAGGATATCTACCTCAAGGACATCTGGCCCTCGAACCAGGAAGTCGATGAGGCGATCGCCCAGGCGGTGAGCAAGGAGCAGTTCACCAAGCAGTACGCCAACGTCTTCGAAGGCCCCGAAGCCTGGAAGTCGCTGGAAGCGCCGACCGGCAAGGTCTACTCCTGGTCGGAAGATTCGACCTACATCCAGGAGCCGCCCTTCTTTGTGGACATGCCCGAAGACGCTCCGGCGATCACCTCGATCAAGGGCGCGCGCGTGTTGGCCAAGCTGGGGCAGTCGATCACGACCGACCACATCAGCCCGGCCGGTGCCATCGCTGTGGACAGCCCGGCGGGTCGCTACCTGCTGGCCCGCGGCATCGAGCGCGGCATGTTCAACAGCTTCGGCTCTCGCCGCGGCAACGACCAGGTGATGACGCGCGGAACCTTTGGCAACATCCGCATCCGCAACCAGATCGCGCCGGGCACCGAGGGTGGCTACACCACCTATTACGGTCCCGACGAGACGCCGACCGGTCCCTTTGAAGGGCTGAACTACGAGAGCGACGTCGATCCGAAGAAGGGCGAAGTCTGCTTCATCTACGACGCCGCGGTGAAGTACCAGAAGCACGGTATTCCGCTCGTGGTGCTCGCCGGCAACGACTACGGCATGGGCTCGAGCCGCGACTGGGCCGCCAAGGGCACCTTCCTGCTGGGCGTGCGCGCGGTCATCGCCGAGAGCTACGAGCGTATCCACCGCTCCAACCTCATCGGCATGGGCGTGCTGCCCCTGCAGTTCGAAGAGGGCCAGAGCCACGAGTCGCTGGGTCTGACTGGCGAGGAGAGCTTCGACATTGAGCTCAGCGATGATCTCAAGCCGCTGTCCACGGTGCCGGTGAAGGCGACCCATCCCGAGACCGGTGCGACCACCAGCTTCAACGCCAAGGTGCGCATCGATACCCCGGTGGAGGTCGACTACTACCGCAACGGCGGCATCCTTCACATGGTGCTGCGCCGCCTCTTCAAGGGGCAGTGA
- a CDS encoding FG-GAP-like repeat-containing protein — protein MKERFTRWMIGGAMGALALGAAACGEDPVTGGIGQGSPCQIDEDCGPGLVCSAGFCAEDPNGNIEEDTDEDPIDPNDPDGGDDTDTGNDPDTDTGNDPDPDTGTDPIDPVDPGVDRRDDRPVNPQCVYGERGDTFVPDETWSFRVEGSIPYVTYDGHGSADAFAGHAINQVMMTPAVANLTDDNDDGIINEQDIPEVIFTTFLTNEVSSWDTLVTGVLRAVSGDDGSHLWSVGYREIEAFRGKAVADYRVSVGFQPAASVAVGDINNDGKSEIIAALFDYQTFGHLGFAALNNEGEILWISDDVSPTLNNWWGGPSIADIDGDGEPEIVVGSVVYDNQGRLMWDGREAPGLSATDTLGTNRDLGPLSVVADLDLLNDSPTGTRTQEIITGNAVFTQDGQKLWESPLADGFPAVADFNGSGFPEVVVVSDGTVRIHDGRTGTLVWGPVTVGAGRLGAPTIADFTGDGRNEIGIAGSTKYVTLRVDYGLPGANNTPSYGDAMLWERTTQDQSSNVTGSSVFDFNGDGRAEVVYNDELYLRVFDGPTGQVLFEAENPSFTALENPVIVDVDNDGTANIVVATNDFECGDQIACTPGTAGLRVFADANDNWVATRRIWNQHAYSINNVNEDGSIPAEPTPSYRDHNTFRLNSLTTIDPQAAPDLLAEAPEVSADGCGMMVSVWVTNSGAVNVGPDMAVSFYVVRNGNREYLDTGYTTQGLEPGQSERVRIGLSLPSGSYDIIAVVDDVNGTGARNECNEDNNTIMIEGGYSC, from the coding sequence ATGAAAGAGCGATTCACCAGGTGGATGATCGGCGGCGCGATGGGTGCGCTGGCGCTGGGCGCTGCGGCTTGTGGCGAAGACCCCGTAACCGGCGGTATCGGCCAGGGCAGCCCCTGCCAGATCGATGAGGACTGCGGACCGGGCCTGGTGTGCAGCGCGGGCTTCTGCGCCGAAGATCCCAACGGCAACATCGAGGAAGACACCGACGAGGATCCGATCGACCCCAACGATCCCGACGGCGGCGATGACACCGATACGGGCAACGACCCTGACACCGATACGGGCAACGACCCCGATCCGGACACCGGCACCGATCCCATCGACCCGGTCGACCCCGGTGTGGACCGTCGCGACGATCGGCCGGTAAACCCGCAGTGCGTCTATGGTGAGCGTGGCGATACCTTCGTGCCTGATGAGACCTGGTCCTTCCGCGTGGAGGGTTCGATCCCTTACGTCACCTACGATGGCCACGGCAGCGCCGATGCATTTGCCGGCCACGCCATCAATCAGGTCATGATGACGCCGGCGGTGGCCAACCTCACCGACGACAACGACGACGGCATCATCAACGAGCAGGACATCCCCGAGGTCATCTTCACGACCTTCTTGACCAACGAGGTCAGCAGCTGGGATACGCTTGTCACCGGCGTGTTGCGCGCGGTCAGCGGCGATGACGGCAGTCACCTCTGGAGCGTGGGCTACCGTGAGATCGAGGCCTTCCGCGGCAAGGCCGTGGCCGACTACCGCGTGAGCGTCGGCTTTCAGCCGGCTGCCAGCGTGGCCGTGGGCGATATCAACAATGATGGCAAGTCCGAGATCATCGCCGCGCTCTTCGACTACCAGACTTTCGGGCACCTGGGCTTTGCGGCCCTCAACAATGAGGGCGAGATCCTGTGGATCTCCGATGACGTGTCGCCGACGCTTAACAACTGGTGGGGCGGCCCCTCCATCGCGGACATCGATGGCGACGGTGAGCCCGAGATTGTGGTCGGCTCGGTGGTCTATGATAACCAGGGTCGCCTGATGTGGGACGGCCGCGAGGCCCCTGGTCTGAGCGCGACGGACACCCTGGGCACCAACCGCGACCTGGGCCCGCTGAGCGTGGTCGCCGACCTCGATCTTCTCAATGACTCTCCCACGGGCACCCGCACCCAGGAGATCATCACCGGCAACGCGGTCTTCACCCAGGACGGTCAGAAGTTGTGGGAGAGCCCGCTGGCAGACGGCTTCCCGGCTGTGGCCGACTTCAACGGCAGCGGCTTCCCCGAGGTTGTGGTGGTCAGCGACGGCACCGTGCGCATTCACGATGGCCGCACCGGCACGCTTGTCTGGGGTCCGGTCACCGTGGGCGCCGGCCGCCTGGGCGCGCCGACGATCGCGGACTTCACCGGCGACGGGCGCAACGAGATCGGCATCGCCGGCAGCACCAAATACGTCACGCTGCGTGTCGACTACGGTCTTCCCGGCGCCAACAACACGCCGAGCTACGGCGACGCGATGCTCTGGGAGCGCACCACTCAGGACCAGTCCAGCAACGTGACCGGCTCCAGCGTCTTTGACTTCAACGGCGATGGTCGTGCCGAAGTTGTCTACAACGATGAGCTCTACCTGCGCGTCTTTGACGGCCCCACCGGCCAGGTGCTTTTTGAAGCGGAGAACCCCTCGTTCACCGCCCTGGAGAACCCGGTGATCGTCGACGTCGACAACGACGGAACGGCCAACATCGTGGTGGCGACCAACGACTTTGAGTGCGGCGACCAGATCGCCTGCACCCCGGGCACCGCCGGTCTGCGCGTCTTCGCCGACGCCAACGACAACTGGGTGGCCACCCGCCGCATCTGGAACCAGCACGCCTACAGCATCAACAACGTCAACGAAGACGGCTCTATCCCCGCCGAGCCCACGCCCAGCTACCGCGACCACAACACCTTCAGGCTCAACAGCCTGACCACCATCGATCCGCAGGCGGCGCCCGATCTTCTGGCCGAGGCCCCCGAGGTCAGCGCCGATGGTTGTGGCATGATGGTGAGCGTGTGGGTGACCAACTCCGGCGCGGTCAACGTCGGTCCGGATATGGCGGTGAGCTTCTACGTGGTGCGTAACGGCAACCGCGAGTACCTGGACACCGGTTATACCACCCAGGGCCTGGAGCCCGGTCAGTCCGAGCGCGTGCGTATCGGCCTGAGCCTTCCCTCCGGGAGCTACGACATCATCGCGGTGGTCGATGATGTGAACGGCACCGGCGCTCGCAACGAGTGCAATGAGGACAACAACACCATCATGATCGAAGGCGGCTACTCCTGCTGA
- a CDS encoding zinc ribbon domain-containing protein produces the protein MNICPNCGKEVDDNARHCGHCGHKLQLDQKKTMLGMAAIDPQELQKRIAEARPADREEPAPEEGQPDSPSGAGPAPEMAPTEVMEPIRLPKPDSASAPTEPPVAQDEAEPDDAHDESDFATGPTQAMPSLTRPTPATDGPQERADDQGPLPTQPTGPMEALPTGAPSDEPGEWDARDLPDPLAATELEMSPVDLSKTGPSATPDADVKPASEPASDASEDRAPGGAQVVVDDAPSTPTDAPALTPTPAQGLAAQLPENLARLTEDPENKKRLMLFVGAVAVVLLGCCILSAVLSFMF, from the coding sequence ATGAACATCTGCCCGAACTGCGGCAAAGAGGTTGACGATAACGCACGCCACTGCGGGCATTGCGGCCATAAACTGCAGCTCGATCAGAAGAAGACCATGCTGGGCATGGCCGCGATCGATCCCCAGGAGCTGCAAAAGCGCATCGCCGAGGCGCGTCCCGCCGATCGTGAGGAGCCGGCGCCTGAAGAGGGGCAGCCCGACTCGCCGAGCGGTGCCGGACCGGCTCCCGAGATGGCGCCGACCGAGGTGATGGAGCCGATTCGCCTTCCCAAACCGGATAGCGCGAGCGCGCCGACGGAGCCCCCGGTGGCGCAGGACGAAGCTGAGCCCGACGACGCGCACGACGAGAGCGACTTTGCGACGGGCCCCACCCAGGCCATGCCCTCGCTCACGCGCCCCACACCGGCAACCGATGGACCTCAGGAGCGCGCCGACGATCAAGGCCCGCTCCCCACCCAGCCCACCGGACCGATGGAGGCGCTCCCCACCGGCGCACCTTCGGATGAGCCCGGGGAGTGGGACGCCCGCGATCTTCCCGATCCGCTGGCGGCCACCGAGCTGGAGATGTCGCCCGTCGATCTCTCGAAGACCGGCCCGAGCGCGACGCCCGACGCCGACGTCAAGCCTGCGTCTGAACCCGCGTCCGATGCCTCCGAAGATCGCGCTCCGGGCGGGGCTCAGGTCGTCGTTGACGACGCGCCCTCGACTCCCACCGATGCCCCGGCCCTCACCCCCACGCCGGCCCAGGGACTGGCCGCGCAGCTTCCCGAGAACCTGGCGCGCCTGACCGAAGATCCCGAAAACAAAAAGCGCCTGATGCTCTTTGTGGGCGCGGTCGCCGTGGTGCTCCTGGGGTGTTGCATCTTGAGCGCGGTGCTCTCATTTATGTTCTGA
- a CDS encoding iron-containing alcohol dehydrogenase has protein sequence MTTLIDELLTRYAEHLDTRAIVLRKDAIAEGVRQMQAHLPEGTWLVAFDENTWEVAGKALAAELDRVGQAWERFEVMPPQGEEVPRCDDASIAAYQAALGEQDAVAGVAVGAGTINDIVKQACFNVDLYMACVATSPSMNGYTSGIAAVLSEGVKTTIPCRAPRVVVADLDVLAESPYRMICSGLGDLMSKPVSNADWQLSAWLNGTFHSAEAMVIIEAGAKLLDGVAPKLPSRDRQAVGDLTASLMLSGLAMSVAGSSSPASGGEHLISHFIDMTSIAFDEPHDFHGCQVGVGTLTTAYLYEQLMAMDPDTIDVEARVAALKPWDDYAALLNERFGPLYEAVVKHAEKAYPTADELRARLTKLKSEWSVLRQKVGSTLRTCNSLEEELVEAKCPVRFAELDVARERAWRSVAHSKDIRNRYTILHLAWELGTLDAWTDKAIDRLYDSQIF, from the coding sequence ATGACCACGCTCATCGATGAGCTTTTGACCCGCTACGCCGAGCACCTCGACACCCGCGCGATCGTGCTCCGGAAAGACGCCATCGCCGAGGGCGTGCGCCAGATGCAGGCGCATCTTCCCGAGGGCACCTGGCTTGTGGCCTTTGATGAAAACACCTGGGAGGTCGCCGGCAAGGCCCTGGCCGCCGAGCTCGATCGGGTGGGGCAAGCCTGGGAGCGCTTTGAGGTGATGCCGCCCCAGGGCGAAGAGGTACCGCGCTGCGATGATGCGTCGATTGCCGCCTACCAGGCCGCCCTTGGCGAGCAGGATGCGGTGGCCGGTGTGGCCGTGGGTGCCGGCACGATCAACGACATCGTCAAGCAGGCCTGCTTTAACGTCGACCTCTACATGGCCTGCGTGGCGACCTCCCCGAGCATGAACGGCTACACCTCGGGCATCGCCGCGGTGCTCTCCGAGGGTGTGAAGACCACCATCCCCTGCCGCGCCCCGCGCGTGGTGGTGGCGGACCTCGATGTGCTGGCCGAGTCGCCCTACCGCATGATCTGCAGCGGGCTGGGCGACTTGATGTCCAAGCCGGTCTCCAACGCCGACTGGCAGCTCTCGGCCTGGCTCAACGGCACCTTCCACTCCGCAGAAGCGATGGTGATCATTGAGGCCGGCGCGAAACTTCTCGACGGCGTCGCGCCGAAGTTGCCCTCGCGCGACCGCCAGGCCGTGGGTGATCTGACCGCCAGCCTGATGCTCAGCGGCCTGGCGATGAGCGTGGCCGGCTCCTCAAGCCCGGCCTCCGGTGGCGAGCACCTGATCAGCCACTTTATCGACATGACCTCGATCGCCTTTGACGAGCCGCACGACTTTCACGGCTGCCAGGTGGGCGTGGGCACGCTGACCACCGCCTACCTCTACGAGCAGCTGATGGCGATGGACCCCGACACCATCGATGTGGAAGCCCGCGTGGCCGCGCTCAAGCCCTGGGACGACTACGCCGCGCTGCTCAACGAGCGCTTCGGCCCGCTTTATGAGGCCGTCGTCAAACACGCCGAAAAGGCCTACCCCACCGCCGACGAGCTCCGCGCTCGCCTCACAAAATTGAAGTCGGAGTGGTCGGTGCTGCGCCAGAAGGTGGGCTCGACGCTGCGCACCTGCAACTCGCTCGAAGAGGAGCTGGTCGAGGCCAAATGCCCGGTGCGTTTTGCCGAGCTGGATGTGGCGCGCGAGCGCGCCTGGCGCTCGGTGGCGCACTCCAAAGACATACGCAACCGCTACACGATTCTGCACCTGGCCTGGGAGCTGGGCACACTCGATGCCTGGACCGACAAGGCCATCGACCGCCTCTACGACTCGCAGATTTTCTAA
- the accC gene encoding acetyl-CoA carboxylase biotin carboxylase subunit → MFKKVLIANRGEIAVRVMRSLREMGIATVAVYSEADRKALHVRMADEAYCVGPAPSAESYLRAEVILDVARQSGAEAIHPGYGFLSENADFARACEAAGIAFIGPKPYAIEAMGEKTRARQLMEKAGVPLVPGTKDAVEDAAEALAIAEKMGFPVLVKASAGGGGKGMRRVDDPAEFVQSFEGARREALSAFGNGDVYVEKYVLNPRHVEIQVLADGHGNVVHLFERDCSVQRRHQKIIEETPCPVLKEETRQRMGQVACDAARAVDYIGAGTVEFLLDANGDFYFLEMNTRLQVEHPITEMITGLDLVRWQVHIAAGHPLDFDQSQVTRRGAAVECRIYAEDPENNFMPSPGPLHVLKTPSGPGVREDGGVYEGGEVTVHYDPMIAKLITWGEDRQHAIERMRRALSEYVVGGIATNIAFHREVLDHPDFVSGEYTTDFVPRWLKERSKPEPRYVLDAELVAVLSAHRRDEALSQGAGVQGGAGAAKSGPGSRWKELGRMRALGR, encoded by the coding sequence ATGTTTAAGAAGGTGTTGATCGCCAACCGTGGCGAGATCGCGGTTCGAGTGATGCGCAGCCTGCGCGAGATGGGGATCGCGACCGTGGCCGTATACTCCGAGGCCGACCGCAAGGCGCTGCACGTGCGCATGGCCGATGAGGCCTATTGTGTGGGACCGGCTCCCAGCGCCGAGAGTTACCTGCGCGCCGAGGTGATCCTGGACGTCGCCAGACAGAGCGGCGCTGAGGCCATTCACCCCGGCTACGGTTTCTTGAGTGAAAACGCCGACTTCGCGCGCGCCTGTGAGGCAGCCGGTATCGCCTTCATCGGCCCCAAACCCTACGCCATTGAGGCGATGGGCGAGAAGACCCGGGCCCGCCAGCTGATGGAGAAGGCCGGGGTGCCGCTTGTGCCGGGCACCAAAGACGCCGTCGAAGATGCGGCCGAAGCGCTGGCGATTGCCGAGAAGATGGGCTTTCCGGTGCTGGTCAAGGCGTCGGCCGGTGGCGGCGGCAAGGGCATGCGCCGGGTCGATGATCCGGCCGAGTTTGTGCAGTCTTTTGAAGGGGCGAGGCGCGAAGCGTTGAGCGCCTTTGGAAATGGTGATGTGTACGTTGAGAAGTACGTGCTCAACCCGCGCCACGTTGAGATTCAGGTCTTGGCCGACGGTCACGGCAACGTCGTGCACCTTTTTGAGCGCGACTGCTCGGTGCAGCGTCGCCACCAGAAGATCATCGAAGAGACGCCCTGTCCGGTGCTCAAAGAAGAGACGCGCCAGCGCATGGGCCAGGTGGCCTGTGATGCGGCGCGCGCCGTCGATTATATCGGCGCGGGCACCGTGGAGTTTCTGCTCGACGCCAACGGCGACTTCTACTTCCTGGAGATGAACACCCGTCTGCAGGTCGAGCACCCCATCACCGAGATGATCACCGGGCTGGACCTGGTGCGCTGGCAGGTGCATATCGCCGCGGGCCACCCGCTCGACTTCGACCAGAGCCAGGTCACTCGCCGGGGCGCGGCGGTGGAGTGCCGCATCTACGCCGAAGATCCCGAAAACAACTTCATGCCTTCGCCGGGTCCGCTGCACGTGCTCAAGACGCCGTCTGGCCCGGGTGTGCGCGAAGACGGCGGGGTGTATGAGGGCGGGGAGGTCACGGTGCATTACGACCCGATGATCGCCAAGCTCATCACCTGGGGCGAAGATCGCCAGCACGCCATCGAGCGCATGCGCCGGGCGCTCTCCGAGTATGTGGTCGGCGGCATCGCCACCAACATCGCGTTTCACCGCGAAGTGCTCGACCACCCCGACTTTGTGAGCGGGGAGTACACCACTGACTTTGTGCCGCGCTGGCTCAAAGAGCGCTCCAAACCGGAGCCGCGCTATGTGCTCGACGCGGAGCTTGTGGCCGTGCTCAGTGCGCATCGCCGCGACGAGGCCTTGAGCCAGGGCGCCGGCGTGCAGGGTGGCGCAGGCGCCGCCAAAAGCGGGCCCGGCAGCCGCTGGAAGGAGCTCGGTCGGATGCGCGCGCTGGGGCGCTGA
- a CDS encoding acetyl-CoA carboxylase biotin carboxyl carrier protein subunit, protein MSERVQYFVGQGDDERAWQVETLQADIYRVTSPEGESFEVSAFEADAAGLSLLTGDRVIEADVLRDDTVYEVQIDGETHAVEVLNERQKRMKAAGVGARGSDSPELKSPMAGKVVAISVEVGQEVAPGETVVIVEAMKMENDLKAHRPGVVTEVAVSAGQAVEIGDVLVRIDDVQ, encoded by the coding sequence ATGAGCGAGCGAGTTCAGTATTTTGTGGGCCAGGGCGACGATGAGCGCGCCTGGCAGGTCGAGACCCTCCAGGCGGACATCTACCGCGTCACCTCGCCAGAGGGTGAGTCTTTTGAAGTCAGCGCCTTTGAGGCTGACGCCGCCGGGCTGAGCCTTCTGACCGGGGATCGGGTCATTGAGGCCGATGTGCTTCGCGACGATACGGTCTACGAGGTGCAGATCGATGGGGAGACCCATGCCGTGGAGGTGCTCAACGAGCGTCAGAAGCGCATGAAAGCCGCCGGCGTGGGCGCGCGCGGCTCCGACAGCCCCGAGCTCAAGAGCCCGATGGCCGGCAAGGTCGTCGCTATTTCCGTTGAGGTGGGTCAGGAGGTTGCACCTGGCGAGACGGTGGTCATCGTTGAGGCGATGAAGATGGAGAACGATCTGAAAGCCCACCGCCCCGGTGTGGTCACCGAGGTCGCTGTGAGCGCCGGGCAGGCCGTCGAGATCGGCGACGTGCTGGTGCGCATTGATGATGTGCAATGA